In Monomorium pharaonis isolate MP-MQ-018 chromosome 3, ASM1337386v2, whole genome shotgun sequence, a genomic segment contains:
- the LOC105827898 gene encoding COMM domain-containing protein 3 isoform X2, with the protein MYIKNNLYCAVEMELAREIINGLVNIQNSNVLPDETFLQLLDIIMLYISRNINNEKTIAAVHSSKSDLIKAAITNVACLFIEAARHDYDEESLKQFLHNENINGQRIQTLCSTYINNKQNIQTQLELTGNNLPHIIDIDWRLHHCVRMSTRFTNVPIYNIRLSTKNGNQVKHIIFTCTIQQLQELVYKLKDIVRHIEKMSNI; encoded by the exons ATGtacattaagaataatttatactgTGCTGTTGAGATGGAATTGGCAAGGGAAATTATCAATGGCCTGGTGAATATCCAAAATAGCAACGTTTTACCTGATGAAACATTTCTGcaattattagatattataatgttatacattTCTAGGAATATTAAcaatgaaaaaa CTATCGCTGCTGTACATTCATCTAAGTCAGATCTGATAAAAGCTGCTATTACCAATGTAGCTTGCCTCTTTATAGAGGCTGCCCGACATGATTACGATGAAGAAAGCttaaaacagtttttacaTAATGAAAATATCAATGGGCAAAGAATTCAAACATTATGTAGTACTTACATTAACAATAAGCAAAATATTCAAACTCAGTTGGAATTGACAGGGAATAACTTACCGcatataatagatatagaTTGGCGTTTGCATCATTGTGTTAGa ATGAGCACTCGTTTTACCAACGTACCAATTTATAACATACGATTAAGCACAAAAAATGGTAATCAAGTgaaacacataatatttacatgtacCATACAGCAACTACAAGAGTTGGTGTACAAGTTGAAGGATATTGTGAGACACATTGAAAAAATgtctaatatataa
- the LOC105827898 gene encoding COMM domain-containing protein 3 isoform X1, translating to MYIKNNLYCAVEMELAREIINGLVNIQNSNVLPDETFLQLLDIIMLYISRNINNEKTAIAAVHSSKSDLIKAAITNVACLFIEAARHDYDEESLKQFLHNENINGQRIQTLCSTYINNKQNIQTQLELTGNNLPHIIDIDWRLHHCVRMSTRFTNVPIYNIRLSTKNGNQVKHIIFTCTIQQLQELVYKLKDIVRHIEKMSNI from the exons ATGtacattaagaataatttatactgTGCTGTTGAGATGGAATTGGCAAGGGAAATTATCAATGGCCTGGTGAATATCCAAAATAGCAACGTTTTACCTGATGAAACATTTCTGcaattattagatattataatgttatacattTCTAGGAATATTAAcaatgaaaaaa caGCTATCGCTGCTGTACATTCATCTAAGTCAGATCTGATAAAAGCTGCTATTACCAATGTAGCTTGCCTCTTTATAGAGGCTGCCCGACATGATTACGATGAAGAAAGCttaaaacagtttttacaTAATGAAAATATCAATGGGCAAAGAATTCAAACATTATGTAGTACTTACATTAACAATAAGCAAAATATTCAAACTCAGTTGGAATTGACAGGGAATAACTTACCGcatataatagatatagaTTGGCGTTTGCATCATTGTGTTAGa ATGAGCACTCGTTTTACCAACGTACCAATTTATAACATACGATTAAGCACAAAAAATGGTAATCAAGTgaaacacataatatttacatgtacCATACAGCAACTACAAGAGTTGGTGTACAAGTTGAAGGATATTGTGAGACACATTGAAAAAATgtctaatatataa
- the LOC105840179 gene encoding probable DNA-directed RNA polymerase III subunit RPC6, producing MEVKEQNVNTTTQHNLEQKIISLARERPKGISDKDLAAEIPDSIKRAQIINKLLSQGYFDLFKQGSLLYYRFKDPTKLAKCADNEEKRVYEIIEEAGNKGIWMRDIRFKTNLIHTQQLQKILKSLETKKLIKVIKPVSAGKKKMYMLYNLEADESVTGGAWYQDQDFETEFVDVLNQQCYRFLEQKKEKVKNCNTGPIAARNMTFASSEEVWKFISDLGISKVTLSITNMEMILNTLVYDGKVERTFTGEGNNLYRAIQPLLNPPGLIRTPCGLCPVKKKCHDEGPITPIKCQYIKDWLE from the exons ATGGAAGTAAAAGAACAGAACGTAAATACCACCACGCAACATAATTTGGAGCAAAA AATAATTTCTCTTGCACGAGAGAGACCTAAGGGTATTTCTGACAAAGATTTAGCTGCCGAAATACCTGATTCAATTAAACGAgctcaaataataaataaacttctATCTCAAGGGTACTTTGATCTTTTTAAACAAGGAAGCTTATTGTATTATCGCTTCAAAGATCCAACAAAACTTGCTAAATGTGCTGATAATGAAGAAAAGCGAGTATATGAAATTATCGAAGAAGCAGGAAATAAAGGAATATGGATGCGagatataagatttaaaactAACTTGATTCATACTCAACAATtgcaaaagattttaaaaagtttagaaactaaaaagttgattaaagttattaaaccTGTATCAGCGGGTAAGAAGAAAATGTATATGCTGTACAATTTAGAAGCAGATGAGTCTGTAACAGGTGGTGCCTGGTATCAAGATCAAGATTTTGAAACGGAATTTGTTGATGTGCTGAATCAGCAATGCTATCGATTTTTGGAGCAAAAGAAGGAAAAGGTGAAAAACTGTAACACTGGACCTATTGCTGCAAGAAATATGACGTTTGCTTCTTCTGAGGAAGTGTGgaaatttatttcagatttAGGAATAAGCAAG GTCACATTATCTATAACTAACATggaaatgattttaaatacattagtTTATGATGGTAAGGTTGAACGGACATTCACAGGAGaaggaaataatttatacagagCGATTCAACCTTTACTGAATCCACCTGGATTAATTAGAACCCCTTGTGGCCTGTGTCCA gtgaaaaaaaaatgtcatgaCGAAGGTCCCATTACACCTATCAAATGTCAATATATTAAAGACTGGcttgaataa
- the LOC105830050 gene encoding GDP-D-glucose phosphorylase 1 — MISQIATFAYDIKDFNFDVNSCEENESSFDNVLQRTWTHAEKINVFRYILNIRDSKILKGKYRFLAQLNPDRAQTRRAPELITSMLQHFSPTGFNFTKLMQQEMLFDVGSGDTNDIVAINVSPLEQCHCLLLTERLKCLPQIMTEYSLHKVLDLCLLSNSWSLRAAFNGLCAIASVNHLHWHLYYLKHEMLLEYIDICNYISGVHLLVDYPAKGFCLKLSDFKDIKDFVSRAFLVINYLQLRQMAHNVYVTRAKAKCNDKLYNDLRIYIWVRKPFIGMKDTTAFTIAACELFGHLSIGDENIYNNLTEENVSSVLHDITEEYFLLIKDELKNVLKK; from the exons ATGATTTCACAAATTGCTACATTCGCCTACGATATAAaggattttaattttgacgTTAATTCATGCGAAGAAAATGAATCCTCATTCGATAACGTCTTACAACGTACGTGGACACAtgctgaaaaaattaatgtattcagatatattttgaatataagagatagcaaaatattaaagGGAAAGTACAGATTTCTGGCACAG TTGAATCCAGACAGAGCTCAGACTCGACGTGCTCCAGAATTAATTACATCCATGTTACAACATTTTAGCCCTACAGGCTTTAATTTCACAAAACTAATGCAGCAAGAAATGTTATTTGATGTAGGAAGTGGCGACACGAATGATATAGTTGCAATTAATGTCAGTCCCTTGGAGCAGTGTCATTGTTTACTTCTCACAGAACGCTTAAAGTGCCTGCCACAAATTATGACGGAGTATAGTCTTCACAAAGTATtagatttatgtttattaagtaattcatg GTCTTTAAGAGCTGCTTTTAATGGTTTGTGTGCAATCGCCTCTGTTAATCATTTACATTGGCACTTGTACTATTTGAAGCACGAGATGCTTCTTGAATATATT gatatttgcaattatatttctgGTGTACACTTGTTAGTAGATTATCCAGCAAAAGGATTCTGTCTCAAACTGTctgattttaaagatattaaagatTTTGTATCTCGCGCATTTCTCGTAATAAACTACTTACAATTACGTCAAATGGCACATAATGTATATGTTACACGAGCGAAAGCAAAatgtaatgataaattatacaatgacCTACGTATTTATATTTGGGTTAGAAAGCCATTCATTGGTATGAAAGACACGACTGCATTTACTATTGCAGCTTGCGAACTCTTTGGACATTTATCAATTGGGG atgaaaatatatacaataatctAACAGAAGAAAATGTAAGTAGTGTCCTTCATGACATCAcagaagaatattttttattaatcaaagacgagcttaaaaatgttttaaaaaaataa